Part of the Triticum aestivum cultivar Chinese Spring chromosome 4D, IWGSC CS RefSeq v2.1, whole genome shotgun sequence genome is shown below.
ACACCTAACTTGGTGGTCAGATAGTAAGTGACTAGTGAGTATGTTTGGAGCGAGAAAATAATTTTGCTACTACTCACCTATGCTTTTTAGTTTGATTTTCAAGTTTGTATCATTTATATGAACAAAGATCCAATCTGTCATCCGTTTGGATATTAGTGTCCATGGTATTTAAACCTTCAAAATAAGATCAGTCTTGGACACATTTTGAaataatttgaaatttgaattgtgAAACTATAATGAAACTAATCTATCATTTTTTACTTGTTTCATTCGAATTTTATTTATGTTCTACTAATTTATCACGTGTTACTTACTTCATTCAGGTTTTATTTCAGTGTTAAGAGTGTTCAAATAAGTTTTCGTATCATTTCGTTAAATTATCTTTCATGGTTTAGGAACGTGTTTTTTTTTCTTGCCCAGGCAGGAGATCCTGAGTCCCCGTGGCGTCATACTAGCATTCTATTACCTTTGTGCCAAGAGCACATTAAGTTGCATGCTAACATATTTTCATCACGGTTTGATATGGGTCATCACAATTTTACATGTTCTCATGTTTCATTACATTCGCTTTTGCATTTCACATTGCATTAAAGTTTCATCTTGGTCATTTAAGTTTCATTATGGTTTCGTTTCATTTCCTTTGCATGCTTTCATTCTTCGTTCATTCCGGCTTCATTAATGTTTTATCTCAGATTTCACATAAATTTCATTACCTTTTCAAAAATTGAAGTTACACCTTTTCAAAATATGTCCAAGATTGATCTTGTTTAAAGATTTAAATGTCATGAACATTGTAAATCAAATCATTGTTCCAAAGTTAAAAGTCGCACAAATTTTAGAGTCAAACTAGAAATATGCGTGGATGGATCGtgaatgaaaaaaataaaatatgtTAATAGTAGAGTTAAATACACCACAGGTGCCCTAACTTGTCCGGCACGGTCTGTTTGGTGCCTAAACTTAAAAAATACACAAAAGTGGTGTCATAACTTGTCTGGGCGTTCAAATACGGTACCTCTGTATGTATGCCGCCGTATCGAGTGCCCGCGTGGCATGCTGGCATGTCGCTGGGCCATATGTCAGTGGTTGCAGACGCTGGATGCGCGCTGTGAGCTATGCGTGTTTTTTACAGGAATGCCCCTGGATTTTAATCAATTCTCGCAAAAATACCCCTTGATTTTAAGTAATACTCGCAAAAAATACCAGGAAGCGAGCGTGCTGGGAATTCGAACATGTGACATCCTCGTCGCCTGACAATCGAGCGGACCAGGTGGCCACAGTCTGGTTTGCGCTTAATTATCAGCAAGCAGTTTATATAGATGATTGCACGTATCGCTCTGCATATGCTTTTACTggagtaattttatttttatttatttccaAGTTACTGTCTTGTTTTTCTTCGAGTGAagtttctgtttagttttcatGATACATAAATTTTTCCATGTGAAAGAATAAAATAAttatcaatatgaaattttgtTTATTTTATATCTCTATTTTATTTCCATTATTGTGTACTTTGAAGAGATAaacatgaactttttctaaaattgaTGTGGAATTAAAAAGTTGAACGTATATTAAAAACAAAGTGAGCAGTTTTTGAAATACACGTTCACGTTCAAGTTCATTTTTTATTTTCACATTATTTTAGAAAATGCTCACCATGTTTTTTGATAATGTTGAATGCCTATTAAAATAATATTGTGTAATATTATTCTTAAATTTCTACAAACACGCTTAACATGTTAGTACGTTTCTAGAATTTATTATTGTCACACAATAATATTTAATACACGTTGAACAGTTTTAAAATACAATATTGTCAATTTTAAATAATTGTGCATTTTAAAAATAGAATGAAGATACACAATAATTGTCCATGCTTATGGTGCTCAATGAGGATACATAAATTTACAGAATAATTTTTAATATACGTTCAACTTTTTATGTCCACATAAATTTTAGAAAAAAATCATGTTTATCTCTTCAAGGTACACAATAATGAAAATAGAATAAAGATATAAAATCAACAATAATTGCATATTGATAATTATTTTATTTTCATATGGGAAAATTTATGTATCATGAAAATTAAACAGGAACTTCACTCGGAAAAAAAGTGAAGCAGTACTTCAAAAAAGCTGTAGAAAACATGTGCAAAGCGATACGTGGAACCGTGCATATAAGTTGCTAGCTAGCAGTTAAATGTAAACCAAAGTGTTGCCTCTTGGTCCGCTTGTTTTGTTAGGCAACCAGCAGGTCCGTAGTTCGAATTCCCTTCATGCCAACTTGTGTTTATATTTTTGTCAGAATTAATTAAAGTACAGGCGCGTTCCCATAAAAAAACAGTGTGCGTGCAGCACCTGTAATGATTTTTTGTAAGAATTAACTAAAGTCCAGGGGCATTTAAAAAAAACTACATGCACAACTCACAACGCGCCCGcagccactgacatgtggcccagcgACACGCAGGCATGCCTCAAGGGCAGTTGATACGGCGGCATAGTCTAGAGGCACCGTATTTGAACGTTTAGACAAGTTACGACATCATTTTTgtgtatttttcaagtttaggcACCAAACTGGCCATGTGGGACAAGTTAGGGCACCTGTAGTGTATTTAACTTTTAATAGTACAAAAATAAAGTTCTAACCCCTAAATAGTGGATGGGtcctagaaaaaaatcagagataatAACAAAAATAAATCAAATACTTACTTCTTATGGTAAAGGGTACGTGAGTATTTGACGCATTTTGATTGGCTAGCCGGACACCGATAGAAACCGGTGCGGCTAGAATATCCTCTCTCGCTCCACCAGTCTTCAGAACACACCAAAAATACATTTATGCCATCTCAAAAAGAAAAGTAAATTTTTTTTTGCGGGATAGTGAAGTAAAAAAAAATTGACAGCAGGATAGCGAAGTAAATTTATGCAAGTGTGGTAGCAAGATTTGAAGCGACATGTCCAAATTAAGCAAGGTCGAGACACCTGAACAATGTAGTCGGCGACCAAAGTCAAACGAACAAACATTCAGCTAGCTGAGCTCCAGGAAGCGGCGCGCCATGGGGTGCTTGGCCTGGGACAGGTCGGACGGCGCGAGCACCTCCACGACCAcgccgtcgacgacgaggcacACCAGGTCGGCGATCCGCTGGATCTGCCTCACGCTGTGCGAGACGATCACCGCCGTGATCCCCCTCGTCTTCTTCAGGCGGACGATCGCCTCCTCGATGTTCTGCGTGGAGATCGGGTCCAGCGCGCTCGTCGGCTCGTCCAGCAGCAGCACCTCGGGCTCGTTGGCGAGGGTGCGGGCCAGCGCGACGCGCTGCGCCTGGCCGACCGACAGCTCCGACGCCGGCCGGGACGCCAGGGCCGGGTCCAGGTCCGACAGGCCCAGCAGCTCCTGCACCTGCGCGTCGGTGAGCGTCTCGCCGCGCAGCCGCGGCCCGTACCGCACGTTGTCCGCCACCGTTCCTGCAGCAGCGCAGATCGTTCAGATCAGAGGTCTCTTTCTTTCTTGGAGTAATCAGACAGAGCCACAGATCGAGCATGTAAAGTCAACGGTCTCTTGATCCCCACATGTAATTTCAATGGCAGATGCGTACGTAGGTACGTACCGTGGAACATGGCGGGGAGCTGGAAGAGCATGCCGACCCTGCGGCGGAGCGCGAGGACGTCGAGGCCGCAGATGTCGGCGCCGTCGAGGGTGACGGCGCCGGGGGCGGGCTCCCAGAGCCGGTTGAGCGCGCGGAGCAGGGTGGACTTGCCGCTGCCGCTGGGGCCGATGACGCCCATCACCACCCCGCGCGGCACGTCCAGGTCCGACCCGGGCACGGTCTGCTCGCCGTTGGGCCCCGGCGGCCGCAGCGTCAGCCCGCGCACCCGTATCTTGGGCCCGTCGGCGTCCACGTCCAGCAGATGCTGCCTGATGGCATCGTCTGTACGCCGTGGTCCGTTTGGCACAACATGGATGGATCAACCATGTATACAGAGAGAACAAAAAGGTCTCACGATTGGATCGATGCAGGAAGGAACCTCAACCAATCACACAATGCATCTCAAGTTTGCGCTGGTGAATGGAATTACCTGGAGCTGGAGACGAGCCCATTGGCATCGGATCGTGCGTGGAGTGCTCGATCGGAGAAGGCCGACAGCGAGAGAGGGACGGTGCGTGCTGGGTGGGAGTCGCCTTCCTTTTATTATGATCTTCTCCCAAAGAATTCGTGGCTCCAACTGAGGTGGGTACGGTGGCTTTTCTTGCGTGCGCGACTCCGCTCCGGCGCTGCACTGCAGTCTCCGCTTAAACTAGAATACAGAGAGAGGCCTTCTGTATCTAGTTTACTATACATGCCCATCACAAAAAATACTCTCTTCGTCtcgtaatataagacgtttttccaAGCTTCAAGCTGAAACAGCTTGCAAAAACATATTATATTGTGGGGCGGAGGGAGTAGCTTATAATTTAAGAGCCGAAAATGACGAAGCTTGCGGTACATCTCTTCTGGATTTGCTACGATCTCGCAATGCAAGATTTTGTGTTCGATGCTCAAGTTGCGCTGCTTCCCCGATCATCTTGAGGGGAGCTCCTTAGGATTGCTTGGCCTGGTTATCCGTAGTGGTGTTTGATAGGTCTATTTGCTGGTCAGTGTATTCCTGTTACATGCCTATCTACTTTGCAGACTCTATGAATGTTGTAATAATCTGTTGCGGCTACTGATGCTTGTAGACGAGAGCTGTGAAACGGTTGTGTTGTGGTTTTGCCTTGGCTTTAGTAAAAGTTAGGGCAGAGGGGAAACCCCTTTGGTTCAAAAAAAAATGTTTATATGTCATTCAATTATTCTCGATGAATGGCTCTTATTTTTCTCAACCACTATAAAACGTGTATTATGTTTAAGTGAAACATATGAATCCATATACCTAGCATCCTTGGTGAAAGACGTACAATTAGATTTAGATTTTCATGAACTTTCTCCGAAATATATTTTTCAGGTGCTATAATAAATTCACTTCGGTTTTCCTCATAAACGGGGTCAATGTGTTAAGGTTTTCGATCCGGTTTTCCTCATAAACTGGATCACTCTCCTGGCATTATGGCCactttgagcaatatattcaggtggaggACTCCTCCCCCGGTGATTCTAAAAAAAATCACTAAATTGTTTTCATTTTATTGTGGAACATAAATAGTATATACTTCAACAATATCATTTTGAAGAACAAAAAAATTCATTGTGAATGACAGGTAGAGATTTTGTAGTGTCAGTATGCAGTCGGATATGGTGCATCAATTTCGACTCCAGATCACTTCACTTCTTTTGAGTATCAGCGCATAATGCCCAACCCGCGTTGCTGCAGAAACCGTGCCAAAACAAACCCATAAATGGGTGcttaaaaacaacaaaaacaaaTAATGAAAAATCAAATTTACAAAGGTTCTTGGTTTATACTATTATGTAAACAATAAACCTGCGAAGCACTTCCTCTGTTCCAAAGTACTTGAGCTTCTgggtttgtcctaagtcaaacctTTTTCAAGAACAGTCACAAATTATGAAATGGGGAGCAACGGATGTGTGATGTTAATTATATCCATCCTGTTTAAGAACCCATCATCGATCATCTCTGGAACAAGCTTCTGCTAAAGGCCTTCAGGAAACAGACTGTGCCAACACCCTTGGTCTCTGGCGTTCATATCCTGAATGGACTGAATAAGGTGTCTTGCTCCTTCAAGCTTCTCTACATCCGGCACGAACGAAATTCGGtggctcttagagcatctccactcgttcggtCCCCCACGGATTCGAAATATCGCTGCTTGGGGGCGAACCGGCGAAAATTTCAGCGTGGGGGTGGGGCGGGGGCTCGGGTTCCCAATCACCGCCTCAAAATGGGCCAAGACGTCGTTTTTTTCAAATACAAATTCGGCTAGATTTGGACGAAATTCAGGCGGTTTTCATTGATATTTTACAAAATTAAAGACATAAAACAAACTTAGAAAAATAAAACTATGCCGCCCCCAGCCTACTGCATGCCGAGGAGCTTGTAGAAGgcggtgtagtcgccgccgccgtccttgtTGCAGCCCTGTCCTGGGTCACCTTGGCGGACGGGGTTGGTGGGTGGCGGCGCCTCCTCATCGCTGT
Proteins encoded:
- the LOC123100412 gene encoding protein STAR1 — translated: MPMGSSPAPDDAIRQHLLDVDADGPKIRVRGLTLRPPGPNGEQTVPGSDLDVPRGVVMGVIGPSGSGKSTLLRALNRLWEPAPGAVTLDGADICGLDVLALRRRVGMLFQLPAMFHGTVADNVRYGPRLRGETLTDAQVQELLGLSDLDPALASRPASELSVGQAQRVALARTLANEPEVLLLDEPTSALDPISTQNIEEAIVRLKKTRGITAVIVSHSVRQIQRIADLVCLVVDGVVVEVLAPSDLSQAKHPMARRFLELS